A genomic stretch from Gemmatimonadaceae bacterium includes:
- a CDS encoding S9 family peptidase yields the protein MYPTTRKADQLDWLHGTPVPDPYRWLEDDTSEETGAWVAAQNAVTFAWLDAIPFRDALRARLTQLVDYPRVSAPLVKHHWHLFTRNTGLQNQAVYFLQAGEAGTPEILLDPNAMSVDGTTRIASVTFDGRGTRVAYMISAAGSDWQQIRVMDLATREDLPDRIDWVKVSAIAWFVDGFFYSRYPEPDNTAAAYSSMNEDHQVYFHTLGTSQASDRIVYRDSVNAQRFHQVVTTEDERFAVLYVSDRGNGKDGTAFSVLDLQQPEGEIRSIWPGFDDEMHVIDNDGNSLLVLTNRHAPNRRVVRIDLADPEEPHWTTVIAERAEPLEGVTSAGGRLFASYLHDVTTRMAVHQRDGTFEREIVLPGLGTAVGFLGERDADLVYYTFTSFTAPATVYAYDIASGASHQLHDVALPFDPSQFETRQVFVNSKDGTRVPAFIVAKKGLVLDGNNPTLLYGYGGFNVSLPPAFSALRVAFLEQGGVYVQANLRGGGEYGEDWHRAGMKSRKQNVFDDGIAVAEWLIARGYTRSERLAVQGGSNGGLLVGAIMTQRPELARVALPSVGVMDMLRFHHFTIGWNWIADYGSSDDAEAFRYLLAYSPLHNLRDGVDYPATLITTGDHDDRVVPAHSFKFAARLQEAHRGERPVLIRVETQSGHGSSSLTKSIAETADVYAFLFHNLGMTPTFPG from the coding sequence ATGTACCCAACGACGCGGAAGGCGGACCAGCTGGACTGGCTGCACGGCACCCCGGTTCCTGACCCCTACCGTTGGCTGGAGGACGATACCTCCGAGGAGACCGGAGCGTGGGTTGCGGCACAGAATGCGGTCACCTTCGCCTGGCTGGATGCCATCCCCTTTCGCGATGCCCTGCGAGCGCGGCTGACGCAGTTGGTGGACTACCCGCGTGTGTCGGCACCCTTGGTGAAGCATCACTGGCACCTGTTCACCCGGAACACCGGGCTGCAGAACCAGGCCGTGTACTTCCTCCAGGCCGGTGAGGCCGGGACTCCCGAAATCCTGCTCGATCCGAATGCGATGTCCGTCGACGGGACCACGCGCATCGCCAGTGTCACGTTCGACGGTCGCGGAACCCGCGTCGCATACATGATCAGTGCCGCGGGCTCGGACTGGCAGCAGATCCGCGTCATGGATCTGGCCACCCGGGAGGATCTTCCCGATCGCATCGACTGGGTGAAGGTCTCCGCCATCGCCTGGTTCGTCGATGGCTTCTTCTACAGCCGCTACCCCGAACCGGACAACACGGCCGCGGCGTATTCGTCGATGAATGAAGACCATCAGGTCTACTTTCACACCCTCGGAACGTCACAGGCATCGGATCGAATCGTCTATCGCGACTCGGTCAATGCGCAGCGTTTCCATCAGGTCGTCACGACCGAAGACGAGCGCTTCGCGGTGCTGTATGTGAGTGACCGGGGCAATGGCAAGGATGGCACGGCATTTTCGGTGCTCGACCTGCAACAGCCCGAGGGCGAGATCCGATCGATCTGGCCTGGCTTCGACGACGAGATGCACGTCATCGACAACGACGGCAACTCCCTGCTGGTGCTGACCAATCGGCACGCGCCCAATCGCCGTGTCGTCCGCATCGATCTCGCCGATCCCGAGGAACCGCACTGGACCACGGTCATCGCCGAACGCGCCGAGCCGCTCGAAGGGGTCACCTCGGCGGGTGGTCGGTTATTCGCCAGCTACCTGCATGATGTCACGACGCGCATGGCGGTGCACCAACGTGACGGTACGTTCGAGCGCGAGATCGTGTTGCCCGGACTCGGGACCGCTGTCGGTTTCCTCGGCGAACGCGACGCCGACCTGGTGTACTACACCTTCACGTCATTCACCGCACCGGCCACCGTCTACGCGTACGACATCGCGAGTGGCGCCAGCCACCAGCTCCATGATGTCGCCTTGCCATTCGATCCGTCGCAATTCGAGACGCGGCAGGTGTTCGTGAACAGCAAGGACGGAACGCGGGTCCCGGCGTTCATCGTGGCGAAGAAAGGCCTGGTGTTGGACGGCAACAACCCGACCCTGCTCTACGGATACGGCGGCTTCAACGTCTCACTGCCACCCGCATTCAGTGCGCTGCGCGTCGCGTTTTTGGAACAAGGCGGTGTGTACGTGCAGGCCAATTTGCGCGGCGGCGGCGAGTACGGAGAAGACTGGCACCGGGCGGGCATGAAATCGCGCAAACAGAATGTGTTCGACGATGGCATCGCTGTGGCCGAGTGGCTGATCGCCCGCGGCTACACGCGGTCTGAACGACTCGCGGTGCAAGGGGGGTCCAACGGTGGCTTGCTGGTTGGGGCGATCATGACCCAGCGACCGGAACTCGCGCGCGTGGCGCTGCCGTCCGTGGGCGTCATGGATATGCTCCGCTTCCACCACTTCACGATCGGATGGAATTGGATTGCCGACTACGGCTCCAGCGACGACGCCGAGGCATTCCGGTATCTGCTGGCCTACTCGCCGCTGCACAACCTGCGCGACGGCGTCGACTATCCGGCCACGCTCATCACGACAGGCGATCATGACGATCGGGTGGTGCCGGCACACTCGTTCAAGTTCGCCGCGCGACTGCAGGAAGCGCATCGGGGCGAGCGTCCGGTACTGATCCGCGTTGAAACGCAGTCGGGACACGGCAGTTCGTCGCTGACCAAGAGCATCGCGGAAACGGCCGATGTGTACGCGTTTCTGTTCCACAACCTGGGCATGACACCGACGTTTCCCGGCTGA
- the rplS gene encoding 50S ribosomal protein L19 has product MHPFIETQKEWLKTNIPPFRPGDTVRVNVRVKEGDKERIQAFEGVCIARRGGGVSETFTVRKISNGVGVERIFPLHSPMIADIVCVRRGAVRRAKLYYLRDVVGKAARIKERKVTRVTPAK; this is encoded by the coding sequence ATGCATCCGTTCATCGAAACGCAGAAAGAGTGGCTGAAGACCAACATCCCGCCATTCCGCCCGGGTGACACCGTGCGCGTCAACGTGCGCGTGAAGGAAGGCGACAAGGAACGCATTCAGGCGTTTGAAGGTGTGTGCATCGCCCGCCGCGGTGGTGGCGTGAGCGAGACGTTCACGGTGCGCAAGATCTCCAACGGCGTAGGCGTTGAGCGTATCTTCCCGCTGCATAGCCCGATGATCGCTGACATCGTCTGTGTGCGTCGTGGTGCGGTGCGTCGTGCCAAGCTGTATTACCTGCGCGACGTGGTCGGCAAGGCCGCGCGCATCAAGGAGCGCAAGGTCACGCGGGTGACACCCGCCAAGTAA
- a CDS encoding ribonuclease HII — protein sequence MARWSPIERTVRAEFGPLIAGVDEVGRGPLAGPVVACAIVMPPDQRAIAGVNDSKQLSAATRDALAVRIRERALIIALGAASVREVDRLNIYHATVLAMQRALLRVAKRLGRPPDHVLVDGNPIRTLGHAHTAVVKGDAKCYAIACASIVAKVTRDRLMHDLAVRYPGFAWERNAGYGTPQHLGALAVQGLTPHHRRSFCLDEQVTLHDLLFDTSNPYRESSP from the coding sequence GTGGCACGGTGGAGTCCGATCGAGCGCACGGTGCGCGCGGAGTTCGGACCGCTGATTGCCGGAGTCGACGAGGTTGGACGGGGCCCGCTTGCGGGCCCCGTTGTCGCATGCGCGATCGTCATGCCGCCCGACCAGCGTGCCATCGCCGGTGTCAATGACTCCAAGCAGTTGAGCGCGGCAACGCGCGATGCACTGGCCGTACGCATCCGTGAGCGCGCGTTGATCATCGCGCTGGGCGCGGCGTCGGTGCGTGAGGTTGACCGCCTGAACATCTATCATGCGACGGTGCTGGCGATGCAGCGGGCCCTGTTGCGTGTCGCGAAGCGACTGGGCCGGCCACCGGATCATGTGCTCGTGGACGGCAATCCCATTCGCACGCTTGGACACGCGCACACGGCCGTGGTCAAGGGCGATGCGAAATGCTATGCCATCGCGTGCGCATCGATTGTCGCCAAGGTGACCCGCGACCGACTGATGCATGACCTCGCGGTGCGGTATCCCGGATTTGCGTGGGAGCGAAACGCCGGGTACGGGACTCCCCAGCATCTCGGCGCGCTGGCGGTGCAGGGCCTGACGCCCCATCATCGTCGGAGCTTCTGTCTTGACGAACAAGTGACGCTGCACGACCTCTTGTTCGACACCTCCAACCCC